A region from the Cryptosporangium arvum DSM 44712 genome encodes:
- a CDS encoding TOBE domain-containing protein, protein MPTFRISEAAALLGVSDDTVRRWAEAGKLPTVREPGSRIAIDGRELAAFAADIAADRPAGFDSPIVAESARNRFAGIVTRVVRDGVMAQVEIQAGPHRVVSLMSRESADELGLEPGVLAVAAVKSTNVVVEVPRHPD, encoded by the coding sequence GTGCCCACTTTCCGGATCAGTGAAGCCGCCGCGCTCCTCGGCGTGAGCGACGACACCGTGCGCCGGTGGGCCGAGGCCGGGAAGCTGCCCACCGTGCGCGAGCCCGGCTCGCGGATCGCGATCGACGGGCGCGAGCTCGCCGCGTTCGCGGCCGACATCGCGGCCGACCGTCCCGCCGGGTTCGACTCCCCCATCGTCGCCGAGTCGGCGCGCAACCGCTTCGCCGGAATCGTCACCCGGGTGGTCCGGGACGGCGTGATGGCCCAGGTCGAGATCCAGGCCGGCCCGCACCGGGTGGTCTCCCTGATGAGCCGCGAGTCCGCCGACGAGCTCGGTCTCGAGCCCGGCGTCCTCGCGGTGGCCGCGGTCAAGTCCACGAACGTCGTCGTCGAAGTCCCCCGCCACCCCGACTGA
- the modA gene encoding molybdate ABC transporter substrate-binding protein, protein MRRPALLVAVAAAAASLLLAGCGDSSSDTAGSSSSASASADGLKGTVTVFAAASLTESFTTLGKQFEQANPSVTVKFNFGASSALAESIGQGAPADVFASASTKTMDGVSKDGDAVDPKDFARNTMEIAVPPDNPGEVTALADLAKPGLKVALCQEQVPCGATAKKVLDQAEVTVTPKTLGADVKSVLTTVSLGEVDAGIVYKTDVRAAGDKVKGIEIPADQNASTAYPIATLKDAPNADGAKAFVDYVLSADGTKVLEAAGFTAP, encoded by the coding sequence GTGCGTCGTCCTGCCCTCCTCGTCGCGGTCGCGGCTGCGGCCGCGTCGCTGTTGCTCGCCGGCTGCGGCGACAGCAGCAGCGACACCGCAGGCAGCTCGAGCTCGGCGTCGGCCAGCGCCGACGGGCTGAAAGGCACCGTGACGGTGTTCGCGGCCGCCTCGCTGACCGAGTCGTTCACGACGCTCGGCAAGCAGTTCGAACAGGCCAACCCGAGCGTCACCGTGAAGTTCAACTTCGGGGCGAGCTCGGCGCTGGCCGAGAGCATCGGCCAGGGCGCGCCCGCCGACGTGTTCGCGTCCGCGAGCACGAAGACCATGGACGGCGTGAGCAAGGACGGCGACGCGGTCGACCCGAAGGATTTCGCGCGGAACACGATGGAGATCGCGGTGCCGCCGGACAACCCCGGTGAGGTCACCGCGCTGGCCGACCTGGCCAAGCCCGGTCTGAAGGTCGCGCTCTGCCAGGAGCAGGTGCCCTGCGGCGCCACCGCCAAGAAGGTCCTCGACCAGGCCGAGGTCACGGTCACGCCGAAGACGCTCGGCGCCGACGTGAAGTCGGTGCTGACCACCGTGTCGCTCGGCGAGGTCGACGCCGGCATCGTCTACAAGACCGACGTCCGGGCCGCCGGTGACAAGGTCAAGGGCATCGAGATCCCGGCCGACCAGAACGCCTCCACCGCGTACCCGATCGCGACGCTGAAGGACGCCCCGAACGCCGACGGCGCGAAGGCGTTCGTCGACTACGTCCTGTCCGCCGACGGGACGAAGGTCCTCGAGGCGGCGGGCTTCACCGCTCCGTGA
- a CDS encoding ABC transporter permease: MSRRTGAPAPLAVPALIAVVFLALPLLGLLVRAPWATLPHLLSDPLVAEALRLSVISALLATALSLVFGVPLAWVLARAEFPGKALLRALVTVPLVLPPVVGGVALLLAFGRRGIVGRYLDQWFDYTIPFTTTAVVLAETFVAMPFLILTVEGALRAADRRFEEASASLGAGRLTTFRRITLPLVAPSVLAGAVLCWARALGEFGATITFAGNYPGTTQTMPLAVYLALESDPDAAIALSLVLLVVSILILVALRDRVVRSA; this comes from the coding sequence GTGAGTCGACGCACGGGAGCGCCGGCGCCGCTCGCGGTACCGGCGCTGATCGCGGTGGTGTTCCTGGCGCTGCCGCTGCTCGGGCTGCTGGTGCGGGCGCCGTGGGCGACGCTGCCGCACCTCCTGAGCGATCCTCTGGTGGCCGAGGCGCTCAGGCTCTCGGTGATCAGCGCGCTGCTCGCCACCGCGCTCTCGCTGGTGTTCGGCGTGCCGCTGGCCTGGGTGCTCGCCCGCGCCGAGTTCCCCGGCAAGGCGCTGCTGCGTGCGCTCGTGACCGTGCCGCTGGTGCTGCCGCCGGTCGTCGGGGGCGTGGCGTTGCTGCTCGCGTTCGGCCGACGCGGGATCGTCGGGCGCTACCTCGACCAGTGGTTCGACTACACGATCCCGTTCACCACGACGGCCGTGGTGCTCGCCGAGACGTTCGTCGCGATGCCGTTCCTGATCCTCACCGTCGAAGGCGCGCTGCGGGCCGCCGACCGCCGCTTCGAGGAGGCCAGCGCGAGCCTCGGCGCCGGCCGCCTGACCACGTTCCGCCGCATCACGCTGCCGCTCGTCGCGCCGTCGGTGCTGGCCGGCGCGGTGCTCTGCTGGGCCCGCGCGCTGGGCGAGTTCGGCGCGACGATCACCTTCGCCGGCAACTACCCGGGCACCACCCAGACGATGCCGCTCGCGGTCTACCTGGCGCTGGAGAGCGACCCGGACGCGGCGATCGCGCTCTCGCTCGTGCTGCTCGTCGTCTCGATCCTGATCCTGGTGGCCCTGCGCGACCGGGTGGTGCGCTCGGCATGA
- a CDS encoding fatty acid desaturase family protein has protein sequence MTTTDVPSTGTDYGLLARRITAAGLLDRRPGYYAVRTGLLLALGLAAAAAYLSLGDSWAQLWVAAGVAVLSAQLGLLAHDIAHRQVFRTARASGIAGRIVGNLGIGMGYGWWSEKHTRHHANPNHSELDPDVAPDLLVWSEEQARDARGAARVVGRWQAFLFFPLLTFEGVNLHVASILALRRPTMRHRVLEAALLLAHFVGYVAALLLVLSPGRALAFAAVHHAVLGVYLGCTFAPNHKGMPEPAEEHRRDFLRRQVLTSRNVRGGPILDVALGGLNYQIEHHLFPSMPTANLPKAQPIVRAYCAEIGVPYGETGLIDSYAQALRHMHRVGAPLRAGK, from the coding sequence ATGACCACGACGGACGTGCCATCCACCGGGACCGACTACGGACTGCTGGCCCGGCGGATCACCGCAGCCGGACTCCTCGACCGACGTCCCGGGTACTACGCGGTGCGGACCGGCCTGCTCCTCGCACTGGGGCTGGCCGCCGCGGCGGCCTACCTCTCGCTCGGCGACTCCTGGGCGCAGCTGTGGGTGGCCGCGGGGGTCGCGGTCCTCTCCGCCCAACTGGGTCTGCTCGCGCACGACATCGCCCACCGACAGGTGTTCCGCACCGCGCGGGCCAGCGGCATCGCCGGCCGGATCGTCGGCAACCTGGGAATCGGCATGGGCTACGGCTGGTGGAGCGAGAAGCACACCCGCCACCACGCGAACCCCAACCACTCCGAACTCGACCCGGACGTCGCCCCCGACCTGCTCGTGTGGTCGGAGGAGCAGGCCCGTGACGCCCGCGGCGCGGCCCGGGTGGTGGGCCGGTGGCAGGCGTTCCTGTTCTTCCCGCTGCTGACGTTCGAAGGCGTCAACCTGCACGTGGCGAGCATCCTCGCGCTGCGGAGGCCGACGATGCGCCACCGGGTGCTGGAGGCCGCGCTGCTCCTGGCGCACTTCGTCGGCTACGTCGCCGCGCTGCTGCTCGTGCTCTCCCCCGGCCGTGCGCTGGCCTTCGCCGCGGTGCACCACGCCGTGCTCGGCGTCTACCTCGGCTGCACGTTCGCTCCGAACCACAAGGGGATGCCGGAACCCGCCGAGGAGCACCGGCGCGACTTCCTGCGCCGGCAGGTCCTCACCTCACGCAACGTCCGCGGCGGGCCGATCCTCGACGTCGCGCTGGGCGGCCTCAACTACCAGATCGAGCACCACCTCTTCCCGAGCATGCCCACCGCGAACCTGCCCAAGGCCCAGCCGATCGTCCGGGCCTACTGCGCCGAGATCGGGGTGCCGTACGGCGAGACCGGGCTGATCGACTCGTACGCACAGGCACTGCGCCACATGCACCGGGTCGGCGCTCCGCTCCGCGCGGGCAAGTAG